The following are from one region of the Deltaproteobacteria bacterium genome:
- a CDS encoding RnfABCDGE type electron transport complex subunit B, producing the protein MTWVTIGLSAGTLFGMAIVLTSILGWANKKFYVDVDERVLAVLDALPGANCGGCGYVGCGEYAEAVVLEKEAVNLCTVGGQNCAVAVAGIMGVEVGTMLPFRPIIHCGAHYDDRLGRSAYRGEERCTAANLVTDVQGCIYGCLGFGDCARACNFDALHVVDGLATVDYEKCVGCGACAKTCPRNIITMTPFKSDRVLAVTCSNKDKGKDVMAVCKVGCIGCGACTRKSDLFTLENNLSTINYDAYTAECPLEVLEACEKCKRHRLVFVGKPSADDIEKTADKELPEVVEPEFKTTVDDMEWRG; encoded by the coding sequence ATGACCTGGGTGACCATTGGATTGTCGGCCGGGACCCTTTTCGGCATGGCCATCGTGCTGACGAGCATCCTGGGATGGGCCAACAAAAAATTTTATGTCGATGTCGACGAGAGGGTGTTGGCCGTTCTCGACGCGCTTCCCGGGGCCAACTGCGGCGGGTGCGGTTACGTGGGGTGCGGAGAATATGCCGAGGCCGTCGTGCTGGAAAAAGAGGCGGTGAATCTGTGCACCGTGGGGGGACAGAACTGTGCCGTGGCGGTGGCCGGCATCATGGGCGTGGAGGTGGGCACCATGCTGCCTTTTCGCCCCATTATTCACTGCGGGGCCCACTATGACGACCGCCTGGGACGCAGCGCGTACCGCGGCGAGGAACGATGTACGGCCGCCAATCTGGTGACGGATGTCCAGGGATGCATTTACGGATGCCTCGGGTTCGGTGACTGCGCCCGGGCGTGCAATTTCGATGCGCTGCACGTTGTCGACGGACTGGCCACGGTGGATTATGAGAAATGTGTGGGCTGCGGCGCCTGCGCCAAGACCTGTCCGCGCAATATCATCACGATGACGCCCTTCAAGTCCGACCGGGTGCTGGCGGTGACCTGCTCCAACAAGGACAAGGGCAAGGACGTCATGGCCGTTTGTAAGGTGGGCTGCATCGGGTGCGGTGCCTGTACCCGAAAATCGGACTTGTTCACGCTTGAAAACAACCTGTCCACCATCAACTATGACGCTTACACGGCCGAGTGCCCGCTGGAAGTGCTGGAGGCTTGTGAAAAATGCAAACGCCACCGGCTGGTGTTCGTGGGCAAGCCAAGTGCGGACGATATTGAAAAGACAGCTGACAAGGAACTCCCGGAGGTGGTGGAGCCCGAGTTCAAAACCACGGTGGATGACATGGAGTGGAGAGGCTAA
- a CDS encoding cytochrome c biogenesis protein ResB, with product MKSNHPVWKLFVSVKLTVFLLLSLAATSVIGTVIKQNATPDYYFHKFGPFFSRLFDVLGIFDMYHAWWFQLLLILLIANVVVCSIDRLTATWKLVFPKKKTFNPTRFEKVKEKQTFSTKRPPSELENAYSSFAAKKMGRPQVEKATDGFLVFAEKWRWTRFGVYIVHFSVILLIVGAIIGNLFGFKGFVTIPEGDSVDRVQIRNSRRMQPLGFTIRCDDFFVSFHDTGAPKEFRSSLTILENDKPVMTKDVIMNHPLRYRGISIFQYSYGEMAPEKMPGHDFSTDDIHLNFTVKSSGMVYKRRVEIGKPVEIPEGLGRFTLMEFRPSADFRGQNIGAALVGVLTPSDGAPVEVLLPLHFPNFDKMRRGAVVISVADQKKETFSPAKKEHIRYYTGLEVNKDPGVWVVYSGFVIMIVGCFVTFFMSHQQFCIKVTRSEHGSSIEVMGVANKNKIGMQRKVAAIAEQLKKNEPGVSEKNKG from the coding sequence ATGAAAAGCAACCATCCGGTCTGGAAATTATTCGTGTCGGTAAAGCTGACCGTTTTCCTGCTGCTCTCCCTGGCCGCAACCTCGGTTATCGGGACGGTTATCAAACAGAATGCCACCCCGGACTATTATTTTCATAAATTCGGTCCGTTTTTTTCCCGCCTGTTCGATGTGCTGGGCATTTTCGACATGTACCATGCATGGTGGTTTCAGCTGCTGTTGATTTTATTGATCGCCAACGTCGTGGTCTGCTCCATCGATCGGCTTACGGCAACATGGAAACTGGTTTTTCCTAAAAAGAAAACCTTCAACCCAACCCGCTTTGAAAAGGTTAAAGAAAAGCAAACCTTTTCCACAAAACGCCCGCCGAGTGAACTGGAAAACGCGTATTCTTCCTTCGCCGCCAAAAAAATGGGTCGCCCGCAGGTGGAAAAGGCAACGGACGGTTTCCTCGTCTTTGCGGAAAAATGGCGTTGGACGCGGTTCGGGGTATATATCGTACACTTCAGCGTCATTTTGCTCATCGTGGGCGCCATCATCGGCAACCTGTTCGGCTTTAAAGGGTTTGTCACCATACCCGAAGGGGATTCCGTCGATCGGGTTCAGATCAGAAACAGCCGGCGCATGCAGCCGTTGGGATTCACGATTCGCTGTGATGATTTCTTTGTCAGTTTTCACGATACCGGGGCTCCCAAGGAGTTTCGTTCCAGCTTGACCATTCTGGAAAATGACAAGCCGGTGATGACCAAAGACGTCATCATGAATCACCCCCTTCGATACCGGGGCATCAGCATCTTCCAGTACAGTTACGGGGAAATGGCGCCTGAAAAAATGCCGGGGCATGACTTTTCCACCGACGACATTCACTTGAATTTTACCGTCAAATCCTCAGGGATGGTATATAAGCGCAGGGTGGAGATCGGCAAGCCGGTAGAGATCCCTGAAGGGTTGGGGCGTTTTACCCTGATGGAATTCAGACCTTCGGCCGATTTCAGAGGGCAGAACATCGGGGCGGCACTGGTAGGGGTGCTGACACCGTCGGACGGAGCGCCGGTGGAGGTGCTTTTGCCGCTGCACTTTCCAAATTTCGATAAAATGAGGCGTGGCGCAGTGGTGATATCCGTGGCCGATCAGAAAAAGGAAACCTTTTCACCGGCGAAAAAAGAACATATCCGCTACTATACCGGACTGGAGGTGAACAAGGACCCGGGGGTCTGGGTGGTTTACAGCGGATTTGTCATTATGATCGTCGGGTGCTTCGTGACTTTTTTCATGTCGCACCAGCAATTCTGCATAAAGGTCACGCGCAGCGAGCACGGCAGCAGCATCGAGGTCATGGGGGTCGCCAACAAAAACAAGATCGGCATGCAGCGCAAGGTGGCGGCCATCGCCGAGCAACTCAAAAAAAATGAACCGGGTGTTTCAGAAAAAAATAAGGGGTAG
- a CDS encoding FMN-binding protein: MTQAQTSENGKMPAPRKGGHLFQAWLVLLLAVIFGACLSAVHVSLSGRISDNKLNESLEKIPELIWGGMEQGAPPDQASIDIAPGRIAVTSGQRTTYYPVFRVNAEGALAGWVLKAAGQGYAGKVELLLGLNPAGDKITGLFVLGQSETPGLGNKISSPEWLAQFAGQRTAAPLKVVKGGEPAPGVIDAITGATISSRSVTGIVNRAIGETRGLLTPEQMKLTERSQ; encoded by the coding sequence GTGACGCAGGCGCAGACATCGGAAAACGGTAAAATGCCGGCCCCGAGGAAAGGCGGACATCTTTTCCAGGCCTGGCTGGTGTTGCTGCTTGCGGTTATTTTCGGTGCATGTTTATCAGCCGTGCATGTCAGCCTGAGCGGCAGGATTTCCGATAACAAGCTGAACGAAAGCCTGGAAAAGATTCCCGAACTGATCTGGGGCGGTATGGAGCAAGGCGCCCCTCCTGACCAAGCGTCGATAGATATCGCCCCGGGGAGGATAGCGGTAACCAGTGGCCAACGCACGACCTACTATCCTGTTTTCCGGGTGAATGCAGAAGGGGCACTGGCAGGATGGGTGCTCAAGGCCGCCGGGCAGGGGTATGCCGGGAAAGTCGAGCTTCTCCTGGGGCTGAATCCGGCCGGAGACAAGATTACCGGGCTGTTCGTACTGGGGCAGTCGGAAACGCCGGGACTGGGCAACAAGATAAGCTCCCCCGAATGGCTGGCCCAGTTTGCAGGGCAGCGGACGGCCGCTCCCCTGAAAGTGGTAAAGGGCGGCGAGCCCGCGCCGGGGGTTATCGATGCCATAACCGGGGCCACGATCTCATCGCGAAGCGTGACCGGCATCGTCAACCGGGCCATCGGGGAAACGCGGGGCCTCCTCACCCCCGAACAGATGAAGCTCACTGAAAGGTCGCAATGA
- a CDS encoding RnfABCDGE type electron transport complex subunit D: MIDKTDTASPEIHVAPSPHVSNMGMTTRGMMRDVLIALVPVTAAAFLFFGWLAAKQLIICLAACLAAEAVFTHMRGKQLSLTDLSAIVTGCILGLSLPATAPWYVGCIGSIVAIGIGKIVFGGLGMNIFNPAMVGRAFVMIAFAGSMAASGYILPGESVDVISQATPLTAFKQSGMVMPLASLVLGSVNGSLGETSVVACLLGGIYLCWRRAAAWEIPAGILTSVLVLAGIVNLVNLTSDWTVLHQMASGSLLFGAFFIATDPVTSPLTARGRWIYGVGIGAVIMLLRLFSGYPEGVMFAVLLMNALTPLINRWNIPRPFGGA, translated from the coding sequence ATGATCGATAAGACAGACACCGCTTCGCCGGAAATTCACGTGGCGCCGTCGCCCCACGTGTCGAACATGGGCATGACGACCCGGGGGATGATGCGCGATGTGTTGATCGCCCTCGTTCCCGTAACCGCAGCGGCATTTCTTTTCTTCGGGTGGCTGGCAGCCAAGCAGCTGATAATCTGCCTTGCGGCGTGTCTTGCGGCCGAAGCCGTTTTTACCCACATGCGGGGAAAACAGTTGTCCTTGACGGACCTGTCCGCCATCGTCACCGGTTGCATTCTGGGGCTTTCCCTGCCGGCAACGGCACCCTGGTACGTGGGCTGCATCGGCTCCATCGTGGCTATCGGCATCGGCAAGATCGTGTTCGGCGGGTTGGGCATGAACATTTTCAACCCGGCCATGGTAGGAAGGGCGTTTGTGATGATCGCCTTTGCCGGCAGCATGGCGGCTTCCGGATATATTCTTCCCGGTGAAAGCGTGGATGTTATTTCTCAGGCAACGCCTCTGACGGCTTTCAAGCAGTCCGGTATGGTGATGCCGCTGGCGTCACTGGTTCTGGGTAGCGTCAACGGCTCTCTCGGTGAAACCAGCGTGGTGGCGTGTCTTTTGGGCGGCATCTATCTTTGTTGGCGCCGTGCGGCGGCCTGGGAAATACCGGCCGGCATTTTGACGAGCGTGTTGGTTCTCGCCGGGATAGTGAACCTGGTCAACCTGACGTCCGACTGGACGGTCCTGCATCAGATGGCCAGCGGGTCCCTGCTGTTCGGCGCTTTTTTCATTGCGACCGATCCGGTCACGAGCCCGCTTACCGCGAGGGGCCGGTGGATTTACGGAGTCGGCATCGGCGCGGTGATCATGCTGCTGCGTCTGTTTTCCGGTTATCCCGAAGGTGTCATGTTTGCGGTACTGCTGATGAACGCGCTTACGCCCCTGATCAACCGGTGGAACATACCACGGCCCTTCGGAGGTGCATAA
- the ccsB gene encoding c-type cytochrome biogenesis protein CcsB, with amino-acid sequence MNSSQLLSFVTFAYGFAATLYIVAWVFKKASPARIAKWALMIGAVANAAGFLLRWKESYAIGYGHVPLSNMYESLVFFALTIGAIYLFIEFRYKTPVLGAFATPIAFLAMAYASLSPHASDKIQPLIPVLKSNWLIAHVMTCFLGYSSFAVAFGISLMYLIKHRAPDREGGILGRLPGLKALDELTHQMVMFGFLFLSVGIITGAVWANSAWGTYWSWDPKETWSLITWFVYATLLHARMMRGWYGKKIAYLSIIGFGAVMFTYFGVNFLPGLHSYGSM; translated from the coding sequence ATGAACAGCTCTCAATTATTGTCCTTTGTCACGTTCGCGTATGGTTTTGCCGCGACGCTGTATATCGTGGCCTGGGTCTTTAAAAAAGCTTCGCCGGCTCGGATTGCCAAATGGGCCCTCATGATCGGCGCCGTTGCCAATGCCGCCGGATTTTTGCTGCGGTGGAAAGAATCGTATGCCATCGGCTACGGCCATGTGCCCCTTTCCAACATGTACGAATCCCTGGTCTTTTTCGCCCTGACCATCGGAGCTATCTACCTGTTCATCGAGTTTCGCTATAAAACACCCGTGTTGGGTGCCTTTGCAACCCCCATCGCTTTTCTGGCCATGGCCTACGCTTCCCTGTCGCCCCACGCCAGTGACAAAATCCAGCCCCTGATTCCCGTTCTGAAAAGCAACTGGCTGATCGCCCATGTGATGACATGCTTTCTTGGCTACTCGTCCTTTGCCGTGGCTTTCGGCATCAGCCTCATGTACCTGATCAAACACCGGGCGCCGGACCGGGAGGGCGGGATTTTGGGACGGCTTCCCGGGTTGAAAGCACTGGACGAGCTTACCCATCAGATGGTCATGTTCGGTTTCCTGTTTCTTTCCGTGGGCATCATCACCGGTGCGGTGTGGGCCAATTCCGCCTGGGGCACGTACTGGTCCTGGGACCCCAAGGAGACCTGGTCCCTGATCACCTGGTTTGTCTACGCCACGCTGCTGCACGCACGCATGATGCGGGGGTGGTACGGGAAGAAAATAGCCTATCTGTCTATTATCGGATTCGGCGCTGTGATGTTTACCTATTTCGGCGTCAATTTCCTACCCGGGTTGCACAGCTACGGGTCCATGTAG
- a CDS encoding RnfA-Nqr electron transport subunit, producing MDYLFDILLISLSAALINNFVLYYFVGICPFIGVSRQVGMAVGMGSAVTFVMTVAVFLSWSITTLILVPGAPLSSWVAGFFLPAEQAAAIDMTILTYIVYIFSIASSVQFVEMYVRKFYPSLYKTFGVFLPLITTNCAILFACLTVMSNIVGVENPEEAWDLGRALALGFFGGVGFTIAIVIMAGIREELDMCDVPKVFRGTAITLIVGGILAMAFMGFTGVDSGIRVAVTGAP from the coding sequence ATGGATTATTTGTTCGACATCCTGCTGATTTCCCTGAGCGCGGCGTTGATAAACAATTTCGTACTCTACTATTTTGTGGGTATCTGCCCTTTTATCGGCGTGTCCAGGCAGGTGGGCATGGCCGTGGGCATGGGAAGTGCGGTCACCTTTGTCATGACGGTGGCGGTATTCCTGAGCTGGTCGATCACCACGCTCATTCTGGTGCCGGGAGCACCCCTCTCCAGCTGGGTGGCGGGATTTTTCCTGCCGGCAGAGCAGGCAGCCGCTATCGATATGACCATTCTGACCTACATTGTTTATATATTTTCCATTGCCTCCTCGGTGCAGTTCGTGGAGATGTATGTGCGCAAGTTCTATCCGTCGCTGTACAAGACCTTCGGTGTGTTCCTGCCGCTGATTACCACCAACTGCGCCATTTTGTTCGCCTGCCTGACCGTGATGAGCAACATCGTCGGCGTTGAGAATCCGGAGGAGGCCTGGGATTTGGGGCGCGCGCTGGCCCTGGGATTTTTCGGCGGAGTCGGGTTCACCATTGCCATCGTAATCATGGCGGGAATACGCGAGGAACTCGATATGTGCGATGTCCCCAAGGTTTTCCGGGGAACGGCCATTACCCTCATCGTGGGGGGAATACTGGCCATGGCCTTCATGGGGTTCACCGGGGTCGACAGCGGCATCCGGGTGGCGGTGACCGGTGCCCCGTGA
- a CDS encoding 4Fe-4S dicluster domain-containing protein, with protein MRWSQEAEQALKKVPFFVRKKVRTRVEAETAGAGKKTVSLADVKRTRERFMADMGKEVKGYQVSTCFGGAGCPNRVLQTDRLLEKIERIFEKADILAFLKNKVGTDLKFHHEFRVALAECPNACSQPQIKDIGIIGAAVPQVTDEPCSACRACVDDCPDDCAALPAEADRPTIDVNACMHCGKCIAACPTGTIAEDRRGFRVLLGGKLGRHPQLARELPGIFDESDVLAIVDYCISFYKRHSEKGQRFANLLQPADFEKLSAEFEKERKKPWKSKI; from the coding sequence ATGCGCTGGAGTCAGGAGGCCGAACAGGCTTTAAAAAAGGTACCCTTCTTTGTTCGCAAAAAAGTTCGTACGCGGGTGGAGGCGGAGACTGCCGGGGCCGGGAAAAAGACCGTTTCCCTGGCCGACGTCAAGCGAACGCGGGAACGCTTTATGGCCGACATGGGCAAAGAGGTGAAGGGTTATCAGGTGAGCACCTGTTTTGGCGGGGCTGGATGCCCCAACCGGGTGTTGCAAACCGACCGTCTGCTGGAAAAAATCGAACGGATTTTCGAAAAAGCGGACATCCTGGCCTTTTTGAAAAACAAGGTCGGCACGGACCTGAAGTTCCACCATGAATTCAGGGTGGCCCTGGCGGAATGCCCCAATGCCTGTTCCCAGCCCCAGATCAAAGACATCGGTATTATCGGGGCGGCCGTACCGCAGGTGACCGATGAACCCTGCTCGGCCTGCCGCGCGTGTGTCGACGACTGTCCCGACGACTGCGCTGCACTGCCCGCCGAGGCCGACCGGCCGACGATCGACGTTAATGCCTGCATGCACTGCGGCAAATGTATCGCTGCCTGTCCAACCGGCACCATCGCCGAAGATAGGAGGGGGTTCAGGGTTCTTCTGGGGGGCAAACTGGGGCGGCATCCTCAACTGGCCAGGGAATTGCCCGGCATATTCGACGAAAGCGACGTACTTGCCATCGTGGATTACTGCATTAGTTTCTATAAGCGGCACAGCGAAAAAGGCCAACGATTTGCCAACCTGTTGCAACCTGCCGATTTTGAAAAATTGTCCGCTGAATTCGAAAAGGAAAGGAAAAAACCATGGAAAAGCAAGATCTAA
- the rsxC gene encoding electron transport complex subunit RsxC, with product MPKFRRAYKSNKEIGWFPGNGTFDRGVHPPERKTFSGDAAIEIVPTPEKVVLPLLQHIGGPCTPVVKPKQEVLFGDRVGKGEAFVSASLHAPLNGIVQKMEVATLANGRHVQAIAIRSHGEQTSGQDLWDQMYGGKWPQKTYQAMDPEKISAAIHDAGIVGLGGAAFPTHVKISPNEKKPIHTLIVNGCECEPYLTTDYRLMVEAPEAIVAGAMLALRAVGAKKAYIGVEDNKVEAIASLRRTAAGAGINIAILKTKYPQGSEKHLIKAVLNREVPLGGLPSDIGVAMTNVATVTSIARAVMRRIPLTHRVVSVTGGGIAQPKNLLVPIGISMGALIEFCGGLRKTAARMVAGGPMMGFSFSNLNMPVTKGTSGITVLTHAEIRRVDQTVCIRCGRCVDVCPMNLVPTKLAMASRLQELNVARTYNIMACFECGSCAHICPAGLPLVQLIRTGKAMLAKEAA from the coding sequence ATGCCCAAGTTCCGCAGGGCCTACAAATCGAACAAGGAGATCGGCTGGTTTCCGGGCAACGGAACCTTCGACCGGGGCGTGCATCCTCCCGAACGCAAAACGTTCTCCGGTGACGCCGCCATAGAGATCGTACCCACCCCGGAAAAAGTGGTTTTACCCCTGCTGCAGCACATTGGGGGCCCCTGCACCCCCGTGGTCAAGCCCAAGCAGGAGGTCCTTTTCGGTGACAGGGTCGGCAAGGGGGAGGCTTTTGTTTCGGCTTCTCTGCATGCGCCGTTGAACGGGATCGTCCAGAAAATGGAGGTGGCCACCCTGGCCAACGGGAGGCACGTGCAGGCCATTGCCATTCGAAGCCACGGAGAGCAGACTTCCGGCCAGGACCTGTGGGACCAGATGTACGGAGGCAAGTGGCCCCAGAAAACATACCAGGCCATGGATCCGGAAAAAATCAGTGCGGCCATTCACGACGCGGGTATTGTCGGACTCGGCGGTGCGGCTTTTCCCACGCATGTTAAAATCTCTCCGAATGAAAAAAAACCCATCCACACGCTGATCGTCAACGGGTGCGAGTGCGAACCGTATCTGACCACGGATTACCGGTTGATGGTGGAAGCGCCGGAAGCGATCGTGGCCGGGGCCATGCTTGCACTGCGTGCGGTGGGTGCCAAGAAAGCCTACATCGGCGTCGAGGACAACAAGGTGGAGGCCATTGCATCCCTGCGACGGACAGCCGCCGGTGCAGGGATCAATATTGCCATCTTGAAAACGAAATATCCACAGGGCAGCGAAAAGCACCTGATCAAGGCGGTCCTGAACCGCGAAGTCCCTCTGGGCGGCCTTCCCTCGGATATAGGGGTCGCCATGACCAATGTCGCCACGGTCACATCCATTGCCCGGGCGGTCATGCGGCGTATACCGCTGACGCATCGGGTTGTCAGTGTCACCGGCGGCGGCATTGCCCAGCCAAAAAACCTGCTGGTTCCCATCGGCATATCCATGGGGGCTTTGATCGAATTCTGCGGCGGCCTGCGTAAAACAGCCGCCAGGATGGTGGCCGGAGGCCCCATGATGGGCTTCTCCTTCAGCAACCTGAATATGCCCGTCACCAAAGGCACGAGCGGCATCACGGTGCTGACCCACGCCGAAATCCGCCGGGTGGATCAAACGGTTTGCATCCGGTGCGGCCGGTGTGTGGATGTGTGTCCCATGAATCTGGTGCCCACCAAGCTGGCCATGGCTTCCCGCCTGCAGGAACTGAACGTGGCACGGACCTATAATATTATGGCATGCTTCGAGTGCGGTTCCTGTGCCCATATTTGTCCTGCAGGCCTGCCGTTGGTGCAGCTTATCCGCACCGGTAAAGCCATGTTGGCGAAAGAGGCAGCGTAG
- a CDS encoding carboxymuconolactone decarboxylase family protein: protein MYLPKTFENFSKRYPEITDHYKTLGRICRDVGPLDNKSQDLIKLGIAVGVNSRGAVMSAVRKALASQATEDEIRQAILLSITTTGFPNMIAAMGWAQEVLDKQR from the coding sequence ATGTATCTACCCAAAACATTCGAAAATTTTTCCAAGAGGTATCCCGAAATCACCGATCATTACAAAACGTTGGGCCGCATCTGCCGTGATGTAGGACCGTTGGACAACAAATCGCAGGATCTGATCAAACTCGGCATCGCCGTGGGGGTGAATTCCAGGGGTGCCGTCATGTCGGCCGTGCGCAAGGCGCTCGCATCGCAGGCGACCGAAGATGAAATTCGGCAAGCTATCCTTCTGTCTATCACCACCACCGGCTTCCCCAACATGATCGCCGCCATGGGATGGGCCCAGGAAGTGCTGGACAAACAACGGTGA
- a CDS encoding universal stress protein, producing the protein MESRVKNKILLAVDGSDQALEAIRYACAMMPVEQTEFVLFYVGTGFPEVFWDMNGNPLYRTKKVGVMGWLATSQLVMGEFKEKAFKILADAGFGRDAVRVNTRAKRTGVVKDIIQETYQNYGAIVIGNTGMSRIKDLLAGSMAKRLANKVKHMPSVIVDGKPAPGRILIALDESIESMRGVSSVAALIGASNPTVTLCHCLYPKTIFRSYEKSQDIDAAEEDWQAYHESRFKPYMDEATQRLVDAGIAAENISREIVLTRGNIIEKIIGVALKGDFGTIVVGHREAAGFFEAHFRGRFSDRIIDSLENRAVWVVS; encoded by the coding sequence GTGGAAAGCAGGGTCAAAAATAAAATACTTTTGGCCGTGGACGGATCGGACCAGGCTCTGGAAGCAATCCGCTACGCCTGTGCCATGATGCCGGTCGAGCAGACGGAATTCGTCCTGTTTTATGTGGGCACGGGATTTCCCGAAGTTTTCTGGGACATGAATGGAAACCCGCTATACCGCACCAAGAAGGTGGGGGTCATGGGCTGGTTGGCAACCAGCCAGCTGGTCATGGGTGAGTTCAAGGAAAAAGCCTTCAAGATACTGGCTGATGCCGGTTTCGGGCGGGACGCCGTTCGCGTCAATACCCGTGCCAAACGCACCGGCGTTGTAAAAGACATTATCCAGGAAACCTACCAGAATTACGGCGCCATCGTCATCGGTAATACGGGTATGAGTCGCATAAAGGACCTTTTGGCCGGCAGCATGGCCAAAAGGCTGGCCAACAAAGTGAAACACATGCCGTCGGTGATCGTGGACGGCAAGCCGGCCCCGGGCAGGATTTTGATCGCGCTGGACGAGTCGATAGAATCCATGCGCGGCGTCAGCAGTGTTGCCGCTTTGATTGGGGCGTCCAACCCGACAGTGACCCTGTGCCACTGCCTGTATCCCAAAACGATTTTCCGTTCTTACGAAAAATCACAGGATATCGACGCTGCCGAAGAGGACTGGCAGGCCTACCACGAAAGCCGGTTCAAACCCTACATGGACGAGGCCACCCAGCGTCTGGTGGATGCCGGCATCGCCGCGGAGAACATCAGCCGGGAAATCGTTCTGACCAGAGGCAATATCATCGAAAAGATCATCGGGGTGGCGCTGAAAGGGGATTTCGGAACCATCGTCGTGGGGCACCGTGAAGCCGCCGGATTTTTCGAGGCCCACTTCAGGGGGCGTTTCAGCGACAGGATTATCGATTCACTCGAAAACAGGGCCGTGTGGGTGGTGTCCTGA
- the rsxE gene encoding electron transport complex subunit RsxE — protein sequence MERFVQGILPENPVYRQFLGLCPTLAVTNGLKQAMTMALAVGVVLLCANTIVSLIRNLLKPHLRIVVFTLTIATFVTVVDRVLAAYMYQMSKTLGPYIPLIIVNCIIICRCEVCASRQSVGTAAADAIGQSIGFGLALASIATVREILGTGTLAGFQVMPDSWPAWVVMVLPPGAFMTFGLLVALVNWIDSIRRKSERRG from the coding sequence ATGGAGCGGTTCGTGCAGGGCATACTGCCCGAAAACCCGGTATATCGTCAGTTTCTGGGGCTCTGCCCCACACTGGCGGTGACCAACGGGCTGAAGCAGGCCATGACCATGGCCCTGGCGGTGGGCGTCGTCCTGCTGTGCGCCAACACCATCGTCAGCCTGATTCGCAACCTGTTGAAGCCGCACCTGCGCATCGTCGTTTTTACCCTGACCATCGCTACCTTTGTCACCGTCGTGGACCGGGTGCTGGCAGCCTACATGTACCAGATGAGCAAGACACTGGGTCCCTACATCCCGCTGATCATCGTAAACTGTATCATCATCTGCCGCTGTGAAGTGTGTGCTTCGCGGCAGTCAGTGGGCACCGCCGCGGCGGACGCCATCGGGCAATCCATCGGATTCGGGCTTGCCCTTGCCAGCATCGCCACGGTGCGGGAAATCCTGGGGACCGGCACGCTGGCCGGTTTTCAGGTGATGCCGGACAGCTGGCCGGCCTGGGTGGTGATGGTGCTGCCGCCCGGGGCTTTTATGACCTTCGGCCTGCTGGTGGCCCTGGTCAACTGGATCGACAGCATCCGTCGTAAAAGCGAGAGGAGGGGATAG